Below is a genomic region from Papilio machaon chromosome 11, ilPapMach1.1, whole genome shotgun sequence.
tGTTTTCCTTCTCGgcgttttttgacattgaaagTTTATCGTAAACTGCGTGTAAACACATGCACGCataatttaatgttgcaacatattgacatattttaaaactagccCACACGTATCGTCTtaattttggtaaaaaaatattatactattaGTACTCtggttaaattattgtttactaCAATTTTACTCAACTACATACTAAACGAGTTTTTAATCGTCGGAACTTGTTTTTGTGTCATTGGTGTTTGCTTATAAAACAGCAATTGCTTTGGAGATGTCATCAATGTGCCGCGTTTTAACCTTGGTAACGCATCGTGACATCTAAATTAAACCAGTTCTTTGCGTCAGATATAAGAAGTCATAACACATGGAGTTTGATTGAATTTACACCATACTaatgtgtttattaattattattgtcacTACGTAATAGGTATTTGTTAAGCCCATCTTAAATTAGGGGATGATTAGGCCTTGCACAATTTTGGTGGCCCAGTGGATTTTGACAAAACCCAAAAACCCAAAATCTTCGCACATATGCTCAAGTTGTATAATAGTGATTTCCTTCACCGTGAgcacgtcagataaatgtttgtatatgTGGTATTAAATACGAAAATCGCAAAACCCATTGGTACATTGAACCTGGGCCTGTAGATAACAACTAAAATGATTAACCACTGAAGCACCGACGGTGGAATTATTTTGGGGATTTTGAATTGCATTTTTGGATCAACACTTACTTATTCCACAAGCTTGAGCGCAGTACAAGCGACCTGGGTTAGGATACGTGACATTGTTTGTGCCGCACACAGGGTTGTACTCCGCGGTCACGGGGCAGTTGGTAATGCAGTCGTCGACAGTTGGGTCGCTCGCCGCCGGAGTTGTGGTTCTGGAATAATATTAGTCTCTTAGTTTGTTTGTCTTCCGAAACCATTGTAATCTTAAGAAGTCCACTCATGATATTGACGTTAGTCGTAGATGTGTGTCACACAAGACATGCTGTGTGCAGTATTTTGCAGCATGCAATTAGATATGAATAGAGTTGTTATATTGAAACCACGATATCTCTTCAATGATTTGACaacagtaaaaatttaaagtttggACATGGCGATATTGATTGATAGCATGTTACAGTTCTAAGCGTGTTACAGTTGTAATCGATCAAATATATCGAAATAGCTGtcgccgcgactccgtacgtgcggcgtttaaaaatcaattaataagtagactatgtgttcttcagaCTACGTTCTGCATTTGTGcccaaattttaataagatccgttgagccgttccgcaGATACCTTATAGGAAACATCCAAACTtccgcatttattatattagttagAAGTATGATTTATCAAACATTTTTGATCGTTTACCgatgttttatatcttaccGTTTATTTTTGAGGCAATAATCATGACTGAATTTAATGAcatataacttaataataataataataaacttcaaactttcgtggtttttactaatatattgtTCGTCAGAAACGGGATttttaccacgattaggctgtttgagctcccgatatttcggcacattTGCATGCGCCATGATCATGGATTGACTGATGTTgataagaatcccgtttcttacgaacagtgaatttgatgacttttaaaataggttaattttttgtgttttcttttttataacctGTGAGTAGATATCGTGGACAGAATATAATCCGAATTTAACTACGAACATGCACAAGAGGTAAGATGTACATCATcagatatgtaaaatattatttgggttaaatatgaaatgtataGCAAACAACAATGAACGATATAAGTAACAGTTTCAACTTGCCCATTGATTGGGTTTTGAGTTGTCATCTGTTGTCCCGCATTAGGAGGTGTTCCTTGTCCGGAAGGAGGTACTTGTCCAGGGAGAGGGATTTGTCCGGGAAGAGGTATTTGTCCAGGGAGAGGTACTTGTCCAGGGAGAGGTACTTGTCCAGGGAGTGGGTTTTGTCCAGGGGGATATACTTGTCCGGGAAATGGTCTTTGATCAGGAAACTGTGGGTTAGGAAAAGGTTGTGGATTGGGGAACATTCCGGGATTAGGAAACGGTCCTGGGTAGGGATACATTCCTAGACCAGGGTATAGACTTGGATCAGGGTAAAATCCTTGATCAGGGTATTGTCCGAAGTTAGGCCTTTGGCCAGGAAACCTTCTATCGGGCATCGGCAACTGGGGTGGCAATCGCGTTGGATACCATGACGGTAACATAAATCCATATCTGTCTTCCAAGTCATTGTTATTTGTTTCTGCTTGTCtcttatttcttaaatttaatccgaagacttcgGTGGTAAGAAacgctgtaaaaaaaaaaactgaaacctgtatttaaattatctagaGATCCGTAatctattttatgttttgcaccaaatttagttaaataatgtactttatcattaaacataaacataataatctTTGAATATAAGGTAGAGGTCAATAACGCAAATGGAGAAgccatttttgtataaatatagcaatcagtAGCAGGCAAGTAACCGGTTGTCGCGTAAGTTTTGGTGTCTGGTTTTTAAAGAGGTaactaaaatagtttttttttataagaaaatcaaGCTACATAAATgctctattttaaatatttaatatttaatacaaaatcgaTACGcgtataatatgaaattatcacaaaacaacaagaaaaatataaaatttcaaacaaggcgtaactatgttttacacatttaaattACTGGATCGTATTGTGcttacgaaaaataaaaacaaatgaacgaaatgcataaattaaaacatcacTTGGTcgaattcaatttacaaaatttaattaaattgcgaTTTATGAATAAACTACCAAGTATATAAAGATAACTAATGAAGGAAAATTCTGATTTTGATTCTTTTTATACCAAAACGACATGATACAAAatgcgaattaaaaaaagttaaaagtgaACGTAAAAGTAACACTTCATATAAACAACAATGCGTTTGATTACTCACcagctaataaaaataaacacaaatttttcattttcacttaaattattatttttctaataataagcGGTGTGTCTTGTACGGCTGTGTAGCGTCACTGGCTGTTGTTGACCACCGTCGTTGTTTTTAAACTCGCCTTCAGATAGCGACTCGTTCTTCTCGTATCTCGTTCTTTTACAATAATGATGTTTGCGTTTCAACGTCGGTATTTTCAATATgtagtatatttaatactagcagTCGTCCAAGACTGTcagcgcgaaattaaaaaaatagctttagtTACTTCAAAACATATCAGCCACCTTCCAATGTAAGTCttgacaaaatcggtccaaccTTTTCGGAGATTACCTAGAACTAAcgcttacaaaaattttaaactttaaatttatcaataacatTATCTTGGCCCAAAAAAACtaacgtaaaaaaattctGCATTGACTTTTTAACTTATCGATtgctatattattatattgagCGAGATTgcactttaaaattttaatttaaattcataaaattaaatgtatatgtattttaataaatgtataaaaatatatcgataGACATGTACCATCACTAGTTAACTCCGTTAAAGATGACCTGTAGATAATTTGTTCGCTGTAAATTCCCAGCAACTTCCCAGCGATTATTCTTTATCCAGACAGGAGAACAAtttggaaaatataaattttttattactcggAATGTAATTTTACTACAAATATTGTAGCATTGTGATCTGTTTTTGCGTTGAATTCCTTAGCCATCCAGTATATGTAGATGACTTTGAAATTAGCAAACAATCGTAACTAAAATAGCGAACaataaaagttacataaatgtacaggtttatgttttaagatataaacctatacgtttaaattaaaaaattacatatatacatactacatatttaaaaaagttggttatgagaaaatgtattttatggtaaaacgacaaccaaaaaaaaaaagagtttaGGTTATTATTTAGGCTTGTAAAAGAATATACCACAAAAAGTAGTCTAGTTTTGATTTTGTGCAAAAAGATAtccaaatgtaaataaatggttCGAATGGAACACAACAGATGCATTTTATTATGCACGatttactataaaatgaagtatatttattttcaaaacagaAATGCCGCGGCACAATACTAGGAGTTGACTATACGAACAATAAAAtggtaagtaaataaattatataaactgttttattttattttattttactaatcgTAGGATCTTTTTTGTACTAACGCTATATAGATGTTATTTATcggaaataaaagttattttatttagttttatatatagttttgACATcaagtcgtttttttttacaaaactagCAAACTCAGGTAGGTAATTTTGTTATACTCTTAtcagatataatttaatttgactgtAGAAgtaacgattaaaaaaaatacaaaaattaagatatttgAACACATAAAATCAAAGTGGCATTGAATCTCctttgttaagtaaaattagCATATGTAAATaaggtttttaagttttatgttatcaatatttattcttagACTGGGAATTGTGCTAGTTTACATAAACATGTGTTACAATgggcatttatttttaagttttgtgtTATATAGAGAACCTAAGAAACTACAAATATCAGATTTcagtgataaaattaaatcatattaatattatttcgtaAAACACCCTGGACATAAGTGGCTATGGAGGTGGTGGATTAGACTTGACGTAAAGAAGGGGAAATACCtcctttctgtgcgtccccgcTTCTGCCCATTTAAAGTAAGAAACGCATCAATCGGggtattacaaaaacattaaataaaacttatgatttcaaaattcaaataaattaaaaaactttatgatttaaaatactaaagttTATGAATTTTGGTGTATTGAACTCTTATCGTTAGTGTTCATACAACATCCAACGTCTGCAGATAAGGTTAGAAAAACCCAATCTCTGTGTCACTGCACTCAGAAACGATACAGTCAATTACGATGTTTAGAAGACGTATaattgtggtttttttttttcaagaacaCTCCCGTGAAAGTTTGCAccgttttaagatattttttaggtaaacaaaagatatcaataaaatgttttaacatgttgattttaatgttactttttGATTAGGTACATTAcgacttttaatatttatttttgttatttaaacgtGGGACATGGGTTTACTTCGGCATAGCACATTCTAGTTTcagctaatttaaatataaattataatggtTTCCTACAAATATCATCtgtgttaaaaatgtaaacatatcGATTGCTATGCAGAGATAGCAGGCGATAACGGATATATATACAGCCCGTTTTATTTCTTCCTTCGCGTCAAGTCTCGACGGCTAGCAAAAAGTTAACAGTAGTAGATCCGGGTTgaccagtgaaataccacgaccagaagacaggcgtgaagtggaagcaattccgcgtttcgtctgatgagcgtggtgccggaggcctaattttagtccactttcccttcccacccttttcttataatgaaaggatgggaaggggtaGTAGATTTGGCGGAACAGGAGACGCATAGTAAGGAGAAATATCAACATGGAAGGCACAACACGTAGAGTAGAACTAGAAATCAAActaaaagagaaaataaatatagaaaatttgaaaaatttaatgaaacatggaaggcaacgcatctgcatttgcggatgtctatgggcaacggtcgcctcgctatttcggcgaatccagttGGCTCGTGTGCCacctttttgatataaaaaaagtcatgAAAtcgaactaaaaaaatattaattgcaaCAATCGTTCTGTCACTTAACTCACGTATAACAGTTATGCCAGTGTTTGAGATTGGTGATCTTTTTTGTGATCGTAGTGATAAATGTTTTCTAATTGAACAAACTTATAATCCGAAGCTCAATTAGtgaggttatatttattagtttatgaaagaactaataaaatttattatggttgtttgtatattttatggtTATTTGTAACTATTGAAATCGAATTAAAgtgattacttttaaatataaagtcttgtttgtttacaaaatgctGTTGTCATGTACGACGTCGCagttgtgttaatatttttttgtgtttatttattaattttaactaatttctcctatgtattaaaatttggtaaGCCTGcatgtatttatgtatcaatattattttaaatagtcgCAAGGAAACTGTTACTCTACCAAATAATAGGAGTAAATTAGGATTTTCCAGGCAAATCTATTAGGATTTAGTACTAACatgtattttactattattatattgttccaatgaaagtgtttttttttattttcgaaaaTATATccggtaaaaaaaaacagtttttctcGCATAAGTATagaataatttctatataGTACCACATTTATCACTTAACTTTAACtcacaattttcatcaaataacgaaaaaagtaaaatagcGTTATGACCACCATATATGTTTGTAGATCCTCAGTTTCCTCACTTTCCACAGTTGAAACattcaattcaaattttaccaataaaatatattttttttttgttaacaatgtctttattcaaaagaaacaatacaatgttattaattgtGCTGGTTCTCGACACGATCCTTCTTATCCAACCGCTTAATTAACTTCTGGAACTGAAAAAATagaaacttattaatatttagagtattttattgaaagtttCTTAGACCAGAAAGCGAGCTCTAGGAGCAGCCTCGGAACACCCAAAGTTATATCACGATGGATGCATTAagaatttatgttttgttaaattgttaattgttaaGTATCTGTGATGGGTCAATTCTAGTTATTATTAAGGTCATCAACAGACAtcttatcatattttttttgttttaaaactatgtAGCTTTGTTGTAAAACACTATAGTTGAAACGTGCATCTAATCCACTCTCTTTGATGGCAAAACAATTTGCCAACATTTGGATATAAATAAGGACTAATCAATCGTAACCGTAGAATCGTCGGCGCAGTGGGTGAAGCACTGCAAGAAAGCAACTTCAGACTAAAACAAGGTCCTACTTGTAGGTTCGATACCCGCCATGTATTAATGTGATTTTTGAagttcaaatttcatttatgtaagtttcatcatcatcttggCCTTATGCCACTcataaggttttataaaatttaatgtttcgGCTTAGTTTTTTAACGTCTGACCGCCTGTCTGTCGCCAACACTGTTCAGgaggaataatttaaaattaatttaatttattttttgataaaatttaaaacaaatatttaattacaaacaaaataattatagctatATACGTAATTTATCCGACTTTATGGCGGTCAACGAATACATCGTGGGCAAACTTACAAACagtgtgaagaaattcaagcaTGTCTGTAAAGTACGTCACGGGTAGAttgacttaatatttaaacacgcTGGTCTAGCGTTGTTGACTAAGGCCTTATCAGCGTATCACCACTAACTCAAGTAAAGCTCCATCTTCTCGGAGGGGACCTTATATATATGAACTAACAAAACTCGTAACCGTTGAGTTAAtccaatatataaaattctcgtgtcacagttttcgttgccatactcctccgaaacggcttgaccgattctcatgaaattttatgagcatattcagtaggtctgagaatcggccaacatctatttttcatttttttttaactgcgcgcggacggattcgcgggcgacagctagtaatatatattttagccTTCCCACTTTCGTGTACTTACTTTGGATGCATTGATCTGCACAATATTGTCTACTAAAGATAGGCGACAGAGAAGTTATATTGCTGAGACAGTCATCTAGACACGTCGAATCTTGAGATAATGGTAGCGGTGGACTCGTTTGGctgaaaaaatcaatatttaaaaatgttttacttactTAGGAACCTAGGggaaaatacatatttaattctaaattggAACAAATTATTCCTACCCTTCTGGCATGGTCATATTATTTGGGGCCTGACGCGGCGTCGGAGGAGTCTGGAGGCTCGCAGTCATCGATTCAATTATCAGCACTGCTGTCAAACACAGTACAGTTATTGTATCAAAAATTTACCCGgtataatttgaaacaaattgttatcagTGGTAGCGGCCACCTTGCTCGGTGAAACACCACGAcgacacagaagacaggcgtgaagtggaagcaattctgcgtttcgtctgataagtGTGGCGCCAGAGGTcaaattttaatcctcttcccacccttttctcaTAAAGGAAAGTATGGGTAAGGGATGGGGATTTGTCGgaagaggagacgcatagtaaggggaaatattcgctttgctatttcagcgaatcagGTGGTCCCTTggtcgtttgccatcttacgataaaaaaaaatgtttttgtaaatgacAACCAAagtaatttacaaaacaaatttacacattaacaacataatatgtaagtGACAAAtagtagaatatttttattaaataatgaaaaatagttaacttaccaaagataataaaagcCAACTGTTTAAACATGATGACTGAAAATATACTTATGTAGTACAAAAAGGTGTCTTGCTGCTTGTGACAAGAATGTTTCTATGATAACAACTCCTGTATCTTTATATACACTAAATTTTGAGCTACGCTTATCAAAGTCAAGGTTCTTCTAACGACCGTGAAgaattaatgtataaattatgtttatttttttttgtttatcaaaaGAATAGTTTTCCACCCCATTGTACTCACGAATAATGACtatttacattgaatatttattacatgaatacattatgaataataatttatatttcacgtGTTCTATATAACCATTGGTTTCCACTGCACGCACTGATGCAAAAGCATatcgatatttaaattttattgaaaataagagaaggatacaaatataattttgtacgaGTGTTTCGTCGACAgcggaaacccacggttacgATGTTTCACTTCTTTTTCTCAGTAGTCGGAAATTCGTCGTTTGAATTCCAGGTgagttcaattatttaattaatattaaggcCCAATTAGGCGATGCAAGTTTCTTTTGTTGACTATGAAtttgcaatttataaaatttttggcATGGTACATGACAAAATGGTATCGACTAAATCTATTTAGTGTGCGACAAATTTATCTCGTCCGATGAAAGAGGCGTTGCTATCGcagttaattttgatataaaatatgtgaagCCTTCTTAG
It encodes:
- the LOC106713848 gene encoding LOW QUALITY PROTEIN: annexin A7-like (The sequence of the model RefSeq protein was modified relative to this genomic sequence to represent the inferred CDS: inserted 1 base in 1 codon) → MGRSGDAQKGVFFFTAFLTTEVFGLNLRNKRQAETNNNDLEDRYGFMLPSWYPTRLPPQLPMPDRRFPGQRPNFGQYPDQGFYPDPSLYPGLGMYPYPGPFPNPGMFPNPQPFPNPQFPDQRPFPGQVYPPGQNPLPGQVPLPGQVPLPGQIPLPGQIPLPGQVPPSGQGTPPNAGQQMTTQNPINGTTTPAASDPTVDDCITNCPVTAEYNPVCGTNNVTYPNPGRLYCAQACGISVNLLRSSPCPATXSRSTYIVI